The Desulfitobacterium chlororespirans DSM 11544 genome window below encodes:
- the guaA gene encoding glutamine-hydrolyzing GMP synthase, which produces MAQELVLVLDFGGQYNQLIARRVREAHVYSEMISYKTPVEEIKARNPKGIIFSGGPASVNQEGAPKVDEAIYALGIPIFGICYGMQLMTVQLGGKVMHPEVREYGKAMLHVDQAKGLWKGLGGERQCWMSHGDSVTELPEGFVIAAHTDHTPVAAMLDETRHFYGVQFHPEVKHTPEGQAMLEHFLFDICGCHGDWTMESFIDAQVKAIREKVGDRQVLCALSGGVDSSVAAVLVHKAIGDQLTCVFVDHGFMRKNEPEQVKKIFTEQFHLKLIFVDARERFMAKIGGVSDPETKRIGIGNEFIRLFEDEARKLGQIDFLVQGTLYPDIVESGTDTAETIKSHHNVGGLPEDMQFELIEPLDMLFKDEVREVGAELGIPDEIVWRQPFPGPGLAIRIIGEVTEEKLDILREADAVIVEEIRNAGLYKEVWQSFAVLPTIKSVGVMGDGRTYAYPIVVRAVTSEDAMTADWARLPYDLMEKISTRIVNEVKGVNRVVYDITSKPPGTIEWE; this is translated from the coding sequence ATGGCTCAAGAACTCGTGTTGGTTCTGGATTTTGGTGGCCAATATAATCAGCTGATTGCCCGGCGTGTCAGAGAAGCTCATGTGTACTCGGAGATGATATCATATAAAACACCTGTGGAGGAAATTAAAGCAAGAAACCCCAAAGGAATTATTTTTTCCGGCGGACCAGCCAGTGTCAATCAAGAAGGGGCCCCCAAGGTGGATGAGGCCATCTATGCATTAGGCATTCCCATTTTCGGTATTTGCTATGGTATGCAGTTGATGACGGTTCAGCTAGGTGGAAAGGTAATGCATCCCGAAGTTCGGGAATATGGCAAAGCCATGCTCCATGTGGATCAGGCCAAGGGTCTGTGGAAAGGCCTGGGGGGAGAACGCCAATGTTGGATGAGCCACGGGGACTCAGTCACTGAGCTTCCTGAAGGCTTCGTTATCGCCGCTCATACAGACCACACCCCAGTAGCTGCTATGCTGGATGAAACACGTCATTTTTACGGAGTACAGTTCCATCCGGAAGTAAAGCATACCCCAGAAGGACAGGCCATGCTTGAGCACTTTTTATTTGATATCTGCGGATGTCATGGGGATTGGACTATGGAATCCTTTATCGATGCTCAAGTCAAAGCCATTCGGGAGAAAGTGGGAGATCGGCAAGTTCTCTGCGCCCTCAGCGGCGGTGTAGACTCCTCTGTAGCAGCCGTTCTTGTTCATAAGGCCATCGGCGACCAACTGACCTGCGTCTTTGTGGATCATGGCTTTATGCGTAAGAATGAGCCGGAACAGGTCAAGAAGATTTTTACGGAGCAGTTCCATCTTAAGCTGATTTTTGTGGATGCCCGGGAGCGTTTTATGGCCAAGATCGGCGGAGTATCCGATCCTGAGACCAAACGGATCGGCATCGGCAATGAGTTCATCCGCCTTTTTGAAGATGAAGCCCGCAAATTAGGGCAGATTGATTTCTTGGTTCAAGGCACCCTCTATCCGGATATTGTGGAGAGTGGTACGGATACCGCCGAAACCATCAAGAGCCATCATAATGTGGGCGGACTTCCTGAAGATATGCAGTTTGAGCTGATTGAGCCTTTGGATATGCTTTTTAAGGATGAGGTTCGTGAAGTAGGTGCTGAATTAGGTATCCCCGACGAGATCGTCTGGCGGCAGCCTTTCCCCGGACCGGGACTGGCGATTCGCATTATCGGCGAGGTTACGGAAGAAAAGCTGGACATCCTTCGGGAAGCTGATGCCGTCATCGTGGAAGAAATCCGTAATGCAGGACTCTACAAAGAGGTATGGCAATCCTTCGCTGTACTTCCTACCATAAAAAGCGTTGGCGTCATGGGAGATGGCCGGACTTACGCCTATCCCATCGTTGTCCGCGCCGTGACCAGCGAGGATGCTATGACAGCGGACTGGGCAAGACTTCCCTACGATCTGATGGAGAAGATCTCCACCCGCATTGTCAACGAAGTGAAGGGTGTCAATAGGGTAGTGTATGACATTACCTCAAAACCTCCTGGGACCATCGAGTGGGAGTAA
- a CDS encoding CD1375 family protein produces MAKIYFDLIQAGLWQVENVPIRWRAEVRAMIDAAT; encoded by the coding sequence ATGGCAAAAATCTATTTTGATTTGATCCAAGCAGGGCTTTGGCAAGTAGAAAATGTGCCAATCCGGTGGAGAGCAGAAGTTCGGGCCATGATAGACGCTGCTACGTAA
- a CDS encoding helix-turn-helix transcriptional regulator — MRNVLIQLREAAGITQQEVADKVGISRSFYGHIENGTRNPSYGLARKISELFDANMESIFFDLDCFRMKRIETIENASYKNQHLSIS; from the coding sequence ATGCGAAATGTATTAATTCAATTAAGAGAAGCAGCAGGTATAACGCAACAGGAGGTCGCAGATAAAGTTGGTATTTCGCGGAGTTTCTATGGACACATTGAAAATGGCACAAGAAACCCAAGTTATGGGTTAGCACGCAAAATATCAGAATTATTTGATGCAAATATGGAGTCTATTTTTTTTGATTTGGATTGCTTCAGAATGAAGCGAATAGAAACAATAGAAAATGCTTCTTACAAAAATCAACACTTGTCCATATCTTAA
- a CDS encoding transcriptional regulator, with translation MEFYQVDDVMKMLGISQSKAYGIIRDLNKELKAKGYIIINGKVPKIYFEERLYCSGSSKNSQKLKAAR, from the coding sequence ATGGAATTCTATCAGGTCGACGATGTTATGAAAATGCTTGGGATTTCTCAATCAAAGGCTTATGGAATCATTCGAGATCTAAATAAAGAGCTGAAAGCGAAGGGCTACATAATCATCAATGGTAAAGTTCCCAAGATTTATTTTGAGGAAAGGTTATATTGCTCAGGTTCAAGCAAGAATTCACAGAAGCTAAAGGCTGCGAGGTGA
- a CDS encoding DUF5131 family protein, which produces MNKSKIDWTDYTWNPVTGCYHTCPYCYARRQSARFAGDVRLNLADPRCERYQGQEGFYILHEPFITRNERSISYPFGFAPTLHEYRFDWPGKVKNGANIFVGSMTDLFGYWVPDEWIQLVFTACERFPQHNYLFLTKNPKRYSALARARKLPSADNFWYGTTLTHEGDDVYTPVGINTFLSIEPLLEPISFTVSGDLSFKFSSPWVIVGAETGRREGKVVPEKAWIRDIVNHCREVGTPVFMKESLRELMGEEFLQEFPVGLLRKEPSLKLKKKLWETCKFCGVENPKKEMIALLYRKKRGESAKRLGYACPKCFSKLAQAK; this is translated from the coding sequence TTGAACAAAAGCAAAATTGACTGGACCGATTATACATGGAATCCAGTTACCGGCTGTTACCATACTTGCCCCTATTGTTATGCGAGACGGCAATCGGCCCGATTCGCAGGGGATGTACGCCTGAACTTGGCGGACCCGCGCTGCGAGCGGTATCAAGGCCAAGAAGGCTTTTATATCCTACATGAGCCATTCATAACGCGCAACGAGCGTTCTATCAGCTATCCTTTTGGATTCGCGCCTACGCTGCATGAGTACCGTTTTGATTGGCCGGGGAAGGTCAAAAACGGAGCCAACATCTTTGTAGGAAGCATGACAGACCTATTCGGATACTGGGTGCCGGATGAGTGGATTCAGTTGGTTTTCACCGCCTGCGAGAGGTTTCCACAGCATAATTACCTTTTCCTAACTAAGAATCCAAAACGGTACTCCGCGCTTGCACGGGCCAGGAAGTTGCCGAGCGCAGATAACTTCTGGTACGGGACTACGCTCACGCATGAGGGGGACGATGTCTACACGCCAGTTGGAATAAACACGTTCCTCTCGATAGAGCCGCTTTTGGAGCCGATTAGCTTCACTGTATCGGGAGACCTATCTTTCAAGTTTAGTTCGCCCTGGGTAATTGTTGGGGCAGAGACGGGAAGGCGAGAAGGCAAGGTCGTCCCGGAAAAAGCGTGGATAAGGGACATCGTCAATCATTGCCGGGAAGTCGGGACCCCGGTATTCATGAAAGAATCTCTCCGGGAGTTGATGGGGGAAGAATTCCTCCAGGAGTTTCCTGTCGGTCTGCTCCGCAAAGAACCCAGCCTGAAACTAAAGAAAAAGTTGTGGGAAACCTGCAAGTTCTGTGGAGTAGAGAATCCTAAAAAAGAAATGATCGCCTTGCTTTACCGGAAAAAGCGTGGTGAAAGTGCAAAACGATTGGGATACGCATGTCCGAAATGTTTCAGTAAGCTTGCCCAAGCTAAATAG
- the hpt gene encoding hypoxanthine phosphoribosyltransferase yields MEEKIGKVLLSREEIQKRVAELGEEITRDYKGQNLLVLAILKGAVPFMADLIREIKIPLKYDFMAVSSYGASTHSSGVVRILKDLERSVEDHHILIVEDIIDTGLTLKYLKENLAARNPLSIKVVTLLDKPDRRKAEVVPDYNGFTIPDEFVVGYGLDFDEHYRNLPYVGILKPEAYSAEG; encoded by the coding sequence GTGGAAGAAAAGATTGGCAAAGTATTGCTCAGCCGTGAAGAAATTCAAAAACGTGTCGCGGAGCTGGGTGAAGAAATCACCCGTGATTATAAAGGCCAGAATTTATTAGTTCTAGCGATTCTTAAAGGGGCAGTTCCCTTCATGGCGGATTTGATCAGGGAGATTAAAATTCCTTTAAAGTATGACTTTATGGCTGTTTCCAGTTACGGCGCTTCTACACATTCTTCTGGTGTAGTACGAATTCTCAAGGATTTGGAGCGAAGTGTAGAAGATCACCATATATTGATTGTGGAAGATATCATTGATACTGGCTTGACTCTGAAGTACTTAAAAGAGAATCTGGCTGCCCGGAATCCGCTCAGTATTAAGGTGGTTACTTTGCTGGACAAGCCGGATCGCCGCAAAGCTGAGGTAGTACCGGATTATAATGGTTTTACGATTCCCGATGAATTTGTGGTAGGATATGGTCTTGATTTTGATGAGCACTATCGCAATTTGCCCTATGTTGGTATTCTAAAGCCGGAAGCTTATAGCGCCGAAGGCTAA
- a CDS encoding helix-turn-helix domain-containing protein has protein sequence MTFSERLIYLRKRHALTQNELADLVQISRSALSLYEIGKREPDFVTLSRLSGYFGVTTDYLLGNSDIPNPISSNDKIKAAITDDPELANFWDELSEREDLQLMFKQVKDLSPQSIRKIVKVIKAIEDEESGE, from the coding sequence GTGACGTTTTCGGAAAGACTGATCTACTTAAGAAAAAGACATGCATTAACGCAAAATGAGTTAGCTGATCTGGTTCAGATTTCAAGATCTGCCTTATCTTTGTACGAGATAGGAAAACGCGAACCTGATTTTGTAACTCTTTCTAGACTATCAGGATATTTCGGCGTTACTACTGATTACCTTCTTGGCAACTCTGACATTCCAAACCCCATCAGCTCGAATGATAAAATTAAAGCCGCCATCACTGACGACCCGGAACTGGCTAATTTTTGGGATGAGCTTTCTGAGCGCGAAGATTTACAGCTCATGTTTAAACAAGTAAAGGACCTCTCGCCACAGTCCATCCGAAAGATTGTTAAGGTTATCAAAGCCATTGAAGACGAAGAGTCCGGAGAATAG
- a CDS encoding DEAD/DEAH box helicase, which yields MDIENNSYKGNQISSLQILDYWYQLEFYNPCWPVKPQDIDLSKNATPWLQPQRNPKIRASYDIYVGKTFSRDLIQWMLKELNLQSKNNHVERDTSKSCLFALKVDETGKYVVGSFALSSFVWAICQLVSAGSFNKKLSLAELDTLQQELDNKLSQAYTGEEAPQISKNSLITLYSSVCTVLKIKDHLHTSALWARKKIQYANQKGEFPPLDPSTELLPSFLLNDILKIQKSPTQKINTYVQAMLEKKDSETQRIQIDTDVEQMQRWLSADSFPLGVWPSPYTPSLMQQLGINLAISNEQNIFSINGPPGTGKTTLVKEIVVSNVIQRAILMSEYDNPEKAFKKDVFKNPPDQYSKTFYKLDKNLSAYGMIVASHGNTAVENISKELPRSIEKDRTGRFSRTGPCAIEDTYFADIATQYMNEPAWGLISARLGKKENLKELKTHLWTGQRGADNNVTLKQYFDEAAKGKRPDWQSARQKFATALQAVYDAQKDIACAQTLLVEENNARTVKMDAQVKVDKASVEHSREKETLEAQKEALTKLEKKLALQRQNIETLQSSLSFWKRILWRLFKNNSVIKEWLKTQQNADETIIQITRQRTLCQTQKDAVDKAGTRLKSAEHDLRLANQRLQDICESIIPYKSLFGKNWADIFFWENITENESSQIACPWTHAEYDKLREELFYQALMLHKAFVLSSNSVKQNLRRLLSMWDGNFIKSDCQAAHGDLLNTLLLVIPVVSTTFSSVQTFLEDIPAEELGFLIIDEAGQATPQSALGAIWRTRKAIVVGDPLQIEPIVTIPKELSKRFADENNIPPDYRIPELSVQSLADQLNPYGGFRDINGESVWLGCPLIVHRRCLYPMFQISNNVAYNGRMFNQTEAPAPEIKFLLEQSAWFDIKGAEKGDSNHTVPQQIRFVANLVRQSLDVYEGLPDLYIITPFTTVDWALKAAIRLIIKNTLPQTDAEDITAWISKHCGTIHTFQGKEANEVLLVLGCDAQSGEGAMRWVGKKPNIINVAVSRARYRLGIIGDYDIWRNISYVQETCKYLELQ from the coding sequence ATGGATATTGAAAATAATTCATACAAAGGTAATCAAATATCATCATTACAAATTTTGGACTACTGGTACCAGCTAGAATTTTATAATCCCTGCTGGCCGGTTAAGCCACAAGATATTGACTTATCTAAAAATGCTACACCCTGGCTTCAACCTCAACGCAATCCAAAAATCAGGGCAAGCTATGATATTTATGTTGGTAAAACCTTCTCCCGAGACCTCATTCAATGGATGTTAAAAGAGCTTAACCTTCAATCAAAAAATAACCATGTTGAGCGTGATACTTCGAAATCTTGTCTCTTCGCCCTTAAAGTAGACGAAACCGGGAAATATGTTGTAGGCTCCTTTGCCCTTTCCAGCTTTGTTTGGGCTATCTGCCAGCTAGTTAGTGCAGGATCATTTAATAAAAAATTATCTCTGGCCGAATTAGACACACTACAACAAGAGCTGGATAACAAGCTTTCGCAAGCTTATACAGGTGAAGAGGCTCCACAGATATCAAAAAACTCCTTAATTACACTTTATTCTTCGGTCTGTACAGTGCTTAAGATCAAAGACCATTTGCATACCTCTGCTCTATGGGCACGAAAAAAGATTCAGTACGCCAATCAAAAAGGTGAATTTCCACCACTCGATCCCTCCACTGAATTGCTACCAAGCTTTTTGCTAAATGATATATTAAAAATCCAAAAGTCTCCAACACAAAAAATCAATACTTATGTACAAGCTATGTTGGAAAAAAAAGACTCTGAAACGCAGCGCATACAAATTGATACCGATGTTGAGCAGATGCAACGATGGCTGAGTGCAGATTCTTTTCCACTTGGAGTATGGCCTTCTCCATACACCCCAAGCTTAATGCAGCAGCTAGGAATCAATCTTGCTATCTCCAATGAACAAAATATCTTTTCAATCAATGGCCCTCCTGGGACAGGGAAAACTACCTTAGTCAAAGAAATCGTGGTTTCAAACGTCATCCAAAGAGCTATCTTAATGTCTGAATATGATAACCCCGAAAAAGCATTCAAAAAGGATGTTTTTAAAAACCCTCCTGATCAATATTCTAAAACATTCTATAAGCTTGATAAGAATCTATCTGCCTATGGCATGATCGTAGCATCTCATGGGAACACAGCAGTTGAAAACATCTCTAAAGAGCTGCCTAGGTCCATTGAAAAAGATCGAACCGGACGCTTCTCCAGAACAGGCCCGTGTGCAATTGAGGATACTTATTTTGCCGATATTGCCACCCAATATATGAACGAGCCAGCATGGGGATTGATTTCGGCCAGGTTAGGCAAAAAAGAAAATCTCAAAGAACTTAAGACGCACCTTTGGACAGGGCAAAGGGGCGCAGATAACAATGTGACTCTTAAACAATACTTTGATGAGGCAGCAAAAGGGAAGCGCCCAGATTGGCAAAGTGCTCGACAGAAATTTGCCACGGCATTACAGGCTGTCTATGATGCACAAAAAGATATTGCATGCGCGCAAACGTTGTTAGTCGAAGAAAATAATGCAAGAACGGTTAAAATGGATGCACAAGTTAAGGTGGACAAGGCATCTGTTGAGCATAGCCGCGAAAAGGAGACCTTAGAGGCCCAAAAAGAAGCCTTGACTAAGCTAGAAAAAAAACTGGCTTTGCAGCGACAAAACATTGAAACATTGCAATCCAGTCTATCGTTTTGGAAACGGATACTTTGGAGATTATTTAAAAATAATTCCGTCATCAAGGAATGGTTGAAAACACAACAAAACGCTGACGAAACAATCATTCAGATTACCCGACAAAGAACTCTTTGCCAAACACAAAAGGATGCTGTAGATAAAGCAGGCACACGTCTTAAGTCAGCTGAACATGACTTAAGGCTCGCAAACCAGAGATTACAAGACATCTGTGAATCCATTATCCCCTACAAGTCTCTATTCGGTAAAAATTGGGCGGACATCTTTTTCTGGGAAAACATTACCGAAAATGAATCCTCGCAGATAGCTTGCCCCTGGACTCATGCTGAATACGATAAATTAAGAGAAGAGCTGTTTTATCAAGCACTCATGTTACATAAAGCATTTGTGTTATCCAGCAATTCCGTTAAACAAAATCTGAGGCGGCTTCTTTCTATGTGGGATGGTAATTTTATTAAAAGTGATTGCCAAGCAGCCCATGGAGATCTGCTCAACACATTACTTCTGGTGATTCCAGTCGTTTCAACGACCTTTTCCTCAGTACAAACCTTTTTAGAGGACATCCCAGCTGAAGAACTAGGATTCCTAATCATCGATGAAGCGGGACAAGCTACCCCTCAAAGTGCTTTGGGTGCAATATGGCGGACTCGAAAAGCCATTGTTGTAGGTGATCCGTTACAAATCGAGCCGATTGTTACTATTCCTAAGGAACTGAGCAAACGTTTTGCCGATGAAAATAACATTCCGCCCGACTATCGGATACCAGAGTTGTCGGTGCAAAGTCTGGCAGATCAGTTAAACCCTTATGGTGGTTTTCGGGACATAAATGGAGAAAGTGTATGGCTAGGATGTCCGTTGATCGTACATCGTCGTTGCCTTTATCCCATGTTCCAAATTTCCAATAATGTGGCGTATAACGGCAGAATGTTCAACCAAACTGAAGCTCCAGCTCCTGAGATAAAATTCTTGCTTGAGCAATCAGCGTGGTTTGATATCAAAGGAGCAGAAAAAGGCGATTCAAATCATACTGTTCCTCAACAAATTCGCTTTGTGGCTAATCTGGTCAGACAATCTTTAGATGTTTATGAGGGGCTGCCTGATCTGTATATTATTACACCCTTTACTACAGTAGATTGGGCATTGAAAGCTGCCATTCGTCTGATAATTAAAAATACACTGCCCCAAACAGATGCTGAAGACATTACAGCTTGGATTTCTAAACATTGTGGTACCATTCATACTTTTCAGGGCAAAGAAGCAAACGAGGTCTTATTGGTTCTCGGCTGCGATGCACAAAGCGGTGAAGGAGCTATGAGGTGGGTAGGCAAAAAACCAAACATCATCAATGTCGCTGTCTCCCGTGCGAGATACCGTTTGGGCATTATTGGAGATTACGATATATGGAGAAACATCTCTTATGTTCAGGAGACATGTAAATACTTGGAACTCCAGTGA
- a CDS encoding site-specific integrase has protein sequence MPAYKDKERGTWYAKFYYTDWKGEYKQKLKRGFRLEREAKEFERQFLLKASGSPNMTFQSLVELYYEDFEHRVRGSTQGTKKSMIETHVLPVFKSMIISEITNADIRRWQNLMLKKKNPKTGKSYKPTYLRSINSQLSAIMNFAVEFYNLPKNPCTRVKAIGKKRADEMKFWTLDQFNEVIACEDSPAYHAAFMTLFWTGIRSGEALALSPKKVLNEIQSLNITETFKREDGEDVFDDTKTANSVRVVSIPDFLYRELKQYMDALYGLTPDDRIFYFTKTALNKELDRISEKAGVERIRVHDLRHSHVALLIELGYRTHAIAKRIGDTPEEVNRTYAHLYPNKGQDIARELSKHQNGIVQNGIPIDDDGEVYNEQEVAESLQAERIFHDTKMI, from the coding sequence TTGCCTGCATATAAAGATAAAGAGCGCGGCACCTGGTATGCTAAATTTTATTATACGGACTGGAAAGGTGAGTATAAGCAAAAACTAAAAAGAGGATTCAGACTGGAGAGAGAGGCCAAGGAATTCGAACGACAATTTCTACTTAAAGCCAGCGGCAGCCCCAACATGACATTTCAGTCCCTGGTCGAGCTTTACTATGAAGACTTCGAGCACCGGGTCAGAGGCTCCACCCAGGGTACAAAGAAAAGCATGATCGAAACACACGTCCTGCCGGTCTTTAAGTCTATGATAATTTCCGAAATCACAAACGCCGACATCCGGCGCTGGCAAAACCTTATGCTGAAAAAGAAAAATCCCAAAACCGGAAAATCATACAAACCAACGTATCTTCGCTCCATCAACAGCCAGCTGAGTGCCATAATGAATTTTGCAGTAGAATTTTACAATCTACCAAAAAATCCATGTACCCGAGTGAAAGCAATCGGAAAAAAACGTGCTGATGAAATGAAGTTCTGGACGTTAGATCAGTTCAATGAGGTTATAGCCTGCGAGGATTCACCAGCCTATCATGCCGCTTTCATGACATTATTTTGGACAGGCATCCGCTCGGGAGAAGCCCTAGCCCTCAGCCCCAAAAAGGTGCTTAACGAGATACAATCTCTTAATATCACCGAAACATTCAAGCGCGAGGACGGTGAAGACGTTTTTGACGACACCAAAACTGCAAATAGTGTTCGCGTCGTATCAATACCAGATTTTCTCTACAGAGAACTCAAGCAATACATGGATGCCCTTTATGGTCTAACTCCAGATGATAGAATCTTCTACTTCACTAAGACGGCGCTTAATAAAGAATTGGACCGAATTTCTGAAAAGGCTGGTGTGGAAAGAATCCGGGTGCACGACCTTCGGCACTCTCATGTGGCTCTGCTGATCGAGTTGGGATACCGCACCCACGCTATCGCCAAACGAATCGGAGATACTCCAGAGGAAGTAAACCGCACCTATGCTCACCTCTACCCAAATAAAGGGCAAGACATTGCTCGCGAACTCAGTAAGCATCAGAACGGAATTGTCCAAAATGGAATACCGATAGATGATGACGGAGAAGTATATAATGAACAGGAAGTTGCTGAGAGCTTGCAAGCTGAACGCATTTTTCATGATACAAAGATGATTTAA
- a CDS encoding DUF3231 family protein: protein MTIMDKVQSATRATVQGIVDREPVNYLEGGGIYGIISQGRHNLCTLEIMYNHAQDSELKERIEEAMEKLTRPLIEECEGLLKESNAQVPQFHFTNHKKHKEKLNIPEDARMTDMEIAAAVGTMAKAAQVNILAALQNSYQLHIGIMFRKFLDESLDWNYRLLQLMINRGWLPHVAKITH, encoded by the coding sequence ATGACCATAATGGATAAAGTTCAATCCGCTACACGGGCGACAGTGCAAGGTATTGTCGACCGGGAACCTGTTAACTATCTTGAAGGCGGGGGTATTTATGGTATAATCTCTCAAGGACGACATAATTTATGTACTCTGGAGATTATGTATAACCATGCCCAGGATTCTGAACTGAAAGAACGTATCGAAGAAGCCATGGAAAAGCTTACACGCCCTTTAATTGAAGAGTGTGAAGGACTTTTGAAAGAAAGCAATGCTCAGGTTCCTCAATTCCATTTCACCAATCATAAAAAGCATAAGGAGAAGTTGAATATTCCTGAAGATGCTCGAATGACAGATATGGAAATTGCGGCTGCCGTTGGAACTATGGCCAAGGCGGCTCAGGTTAATATCCTGGCTGCTTTGCAAAACTCCTATCAATTGCATATTGGAATTATGTTCCGCAAATTCCTGGATGAAAGCCTGGATTGGAACTATCGTCTCCTGCAATTGATGATCAATCGCGGCTGGCTGCCTCACGTTGCTAAAATTACACATTAA
- a CDS encoding N-acetylmuramoyl-L-alanine amidase has product MEWVGTPNFRSGRNGRKPLAIVAHTTAGYYPGCLSWMQNSRSQVSAHYLVLRNSRILRLVKDDDIAWHAGAVTKPNWSLYDGTNPNYYTIGVEHEGMPAVGLTEVQYQSTLWLYGELLAKYPAIEPDINHIIGHYRIDSVNRPNCPGTKFPWVRLFADLKGENEVDNLVVYDDGDVGAALLLSFKLKCPMIHKAFADEVHAKNKHWIGILGTNGNGNYYYAGSDRIETAKLGL; this is encoded by the coding sequence ATTGAATGGGTAGGTACACCGAACTTTAGATCCGGGCGCAATGGCCGCAAGCCGCTGGCCATTGTGGCCCATACCACTGCCGGTTATTATCCTGGCTGCTTAAGCTGGATGCAGAACTCAAGATCCCAAGTAAGTGCACATTATTTGGTCCTAAGAAACAGTCGTATATTACGGCTGGTCAAAGATGATGATATAGCATGGCATGCAGGTGCTGTAACAAAGCCTAATTGGAGTTTATATGACGGAACGAACCCGAATTACTATACCATTGGGGTTGAACATGAAGGAATGCCTGCGGTCGGGCTGACAGAGGTCCAGTATCAGTCCACATTATGGCTTTATGGGGAACTGCTGGCTAAGTATCCGGCAATAGAACCGGACATAAATCATATAATCGGCCATTATCGCATTGACAGTGTCAATAGGCCGAATTGTCCGGGAACTAAATTTCCGTGGGTAAGATTATTTGCGGATTTGAAAGGAGAGAATGAGGTGGATAATCTTGTGGTTTATGACGACGGAGATGTGGGAGCCGCGCTTTTGCTCAGCTTTAAACTGAAATGCCCGATGATCCATAAGGCCTTTGCCGATGAAGTTCATGCCAAGAATAAGCACTGGATTGGGATATTGGGGACAAACGGTAATGGGAACTACTACTATGCCGGCAGTGATCGAATCGAGACGGCGAAGTTAGGATTATAA
- a CDS encoding transcription termination/antitermination NusG family protein: protein MGYTYAIQVRSGCELKVKEGLIYLMKTMGNPGIVAIHALETFEQTISQTGKSYHRWKAKVAGYIFVTVEDSNALRMPNKVWQLIKRIPLVVNILDAYINPKDWDTFFNVIEDIEPEVKITEVKEEVYENSELNRNKGKGKEFREFTLMESLEVDVKEDETQEQRQKQTVYVSQDVLANKTIDSIVRTIRTVTKMPLSLYQILFEDRRESPPDTESPSAKKPTIVQTVAAGVKNGLLRVVETWRY, encoded by the coding sequence ATGGGGTACACGTATGCCATTCAGGTCCGATCAGGTTGTGAGCTGAAAGTAAAAGAAGGACTAATATATCTTATGAAAACTATGGGAAATCCCGGGATAGTGGCAATCCACGCATTAGAAACCTTTGAGCAGACTATATCCCAAACCGGTAAGTCTTATCACCGATGGAAAGCAAAGGTGGCGGGATACATATTTGTGACGGTAGAGGATTCTAATGCACTTCGGATGCCCAACAAGGTATGGCAGTTAATCAAGCGTATCCCTTTAGTGGTTAATATTTTAGATGCTTATATTAATCCTAAAGACTGGGATACATTCTTTAACGTGATAGAGGATATTGAGCCAGAGGTTAAAATCACAGAGGTTAAGGAAGAGGTTTACGAAAACTCCGAATTAAACCGAAATAAGGGAAAAGGCAAGGAGTTCCGAGAGTTCACGCTGATGGAATCTCTTGAGGTCGATGTTAAAGAAGACGAAACACAAGAACAGCGACAAAAGCAAACAGTTTATGTCTCACAAGATGTCCTTGCTAATAAAACCATTGACTCTATTGTGCGGACAATCAGGACGGTTACTAAAATGCCACTCAGCCTATACCAAATATTATTTGAAGATCGGCGGGAGAGTCCGCCCGACACGGAAAGTCCATCAGCTAAAAAACCAACCATCGTTCAAACTGTAGCTGCCGGTGTTAAAAATGGTTTGTTAAGGGTGGTGGAAACATGGCGGTACTAA